The bacterium genome includes a region encoding these proteins:
- a CDS encoding C25 family cysteine peptidase yields MKRIAILAAVFLGSVFAQSGARYLIITHDSYYDALVPLADWKTQKGMKAKIVRLSETGSDSTQIKSYIVNAYNNWQIKPEYLLLVGNPQQIPFVRFTYNYDLSYSDNYYANVVGDFYNELIPARLWVFDTVHVKTIVNKILGYEKTPFMDDPDWFRKAVTIANEDDYPPYSDSTYFADADYAHRLMDNASFPHVDSFSQYAGNNNSDDVIQAWNDGRTYILYRGVGGYYWDYPFYDIYPLTDCHNGYKMPIIISGTCATIEEIGYEWMYAGTPDEPKGAVGFYGTTDMLMEAAEKRSALAKGTLRNIFCDSMATLGKAAEWGRQTYVHTFGNTQEYNSWTCLGDPEMTVWTGTPRSLDVTHWPRVWIGESLIVTVKHDYQPVESALVCIRARKDTTVYHYRRTNASGTVTFIDTLPISDTALVTVTGRNLLPQTDTVLAGYQGGPSLMYDFHLVLDTTGGNGNYIPNNGEDIELAVWMLNVGDSTAHGVTAILEKAQADPYFQIADTIKAIGDIASLDSAFTSADGFNIIIDQYCPDSHLVKLKLVMTDADSHTWISFFNVLVYSARPYLIYMSHAVLDTANGTGNGDYFVNPAEDIEMPVWIKNIGDSIAVAVTGVIQRDTIDPYYTLHDTLKGFGNILPADTAWTGADGFNVLVDSGCPDQHVIKLRCTLSDALDSTWIYDIELINHSAMLVITQHWVNDTLKYVMPRDTAPLYLELHNIGSGIADSITGTLVCADSFFHVIDGEAYFGLLPPDGIGSNHSDPFLISGDSLSPAGHAVNLKIVLESGAYRDTLDFTVYIGQRDYVVWDPDPNHTSGFVMHTKLAALGYLGDYTQGFPAGFLNIYKVFFASLGMYPNKYTISYSNPDIFEIVRHLNAGGRMYLEGGDVWYNDPLSGGYDFASQFSIDAIQGNIGYFTGLIGVSGTFTNQMSFSYTGESSSIDRIDPTGNGIAVLRNVYNSNNCGVAANHRTVGISVEFGGMVDGSPPSTKLALADSIMRYFGILPGQAVGEGLSMKDDLEFRGLRVWPNPSFGRTVIKYVVSSKPQDSVGQGFSHAKSSKPEGLPYYIKIYDAAGRLVKSFNHLTIQPFNQITWTGADENGRRVPAGVYFVRLAIGPVGATGTAGEADGEKWTEKAILLR; encoded by the coding sequence ATGAAAAGGATCGCGATCCTCGCTGCTGTGTTCCTCGGATCGGTTTTTGCGCAGAGCGGCGCGCGTTACCTGATCATTACGCATGACAGTTATTATGACGCGCTGGTGCCGCTGGCCGATTGGAAAACGCAAAAAGGCATGAAGGCAAAGATCGTCCGCCTGTCCGAGACCGGCAGCGATTCAACCCAGATAAAATCGTACATCGTCAATGCCTATAATAACTGGCAGATAAAACCCGAATACCTGCTGCTGGTCGGCAATCCCCAGCAGATCCCATTCGTGCGTTTTACTTACAATTACGATTTATCGTACAGCGATAATTATTATGCGAATGTCGTTGGGGATTTCTACAACGAACTGATACCGGCGCGGCTGTGGGTGTTCGACACCGTGCATGTAAAGACCATCGTCAACAAGATCCTTGGTTACGAGAAAACACCTTTTATGGACGACCCGGACTGGTTCAGAAAGGCGGTTACCATCGCCAACGAAGATGATTACCCGCCGTACTCGGACTCCACGTATTTTGCTGACGCCGATTATGCGCACCGCCTAATGGACAACGCCAGTTTCCCGCATGTTGATTCCTTTTCGCAGTACGCCGGTAATAATAACAGCGACGATGTGATCCAGGCATGGAACGACGGGCGGACATATATTTTGTACCGGGGGGTCGGCGGGTATTACTGGGACTATCCATTCTACGACATCTATCCCCTCACGGATTGCCACAACGGGTACAAAATGCCGATCATTATTTCGGGCACGTGCGCGACGATCGAAGAGATTGGATACGAATGGATGTATGCCGGAACACCGGACGAGCCTAAGGGCGCGGTTGGATTTTACGGAACGACCGACATGCTGATGGAAGCGGCCGAGAAAAGGAGTGCGCTTGCCAAGGGTACCCTGCGGAATATCTTCTGTGACAGCATGGCAACACTCGGCAAAGCGGCCGAGTGGGGCCGTCAGACTTATGTCCACACGTTCGGGAATACCCAGGAATACAACTCCTGGACATGCCTGGGCGATCCTGAAATGACGGTCTGGACCGGCACGCCCAGATCGCTGGACGTGACGCACTGGCCGAGGGTATGGATCGGGGAATCACTAATCGTAACCGTGAAGCATGATTATCAGCCGGTGGAAAGCGCGCTGGTATGCATAAGAGCGAGAAAAGACACAACGGTTTACCACTACCGGCGCACCAACGCCAGCGGCACAGTAACGTTCATTGATACACTCCCCATCTCGGATACGGCTCTGGTCACGGTGACGGGCAGGAACCTTTTGCCGCAGACGGATACGGTCCTGGCCGGTTATCAGGGTGGTCCCTCGCTCATGTACGATTTTCACCTGGTCCTGGACACTACCGGCGGCAACGGCAATTACATACCAAATAACGGCGAGGATATAGAACTGGCGGTCTGGATGCTCAACGTCGGTGATTCCACTGCGCACGGCGTGACCGCCATCCTTGAGAAAGCGCAGGCCGATCCCTATTTTCAGATCGCCGATACAATCAAAGCGATCGGCGACATTGCCAGCCTGGATTCGGCATTTACGTCGGCGGACGGTTTTAATATTATAATCGACCAGTATTGTCCGGACAGTCACCTGGTCAAGCTCAAGCTGGTCATGACCGATGCAGACAGCCATACCTGGATATCGTTCTTTAATGTGCTGGTGTACAGCGCGCGGCCGTATCTTATTTATATGTCACACGCGGTCCTGGACACCGCCAATGGAACTGGGAACGGTGACTATTTTGTGAATCCGGCAGAAGACATCGAGATGCCGGTGTGGATAAAAAATATCGGCGATTCGATCGCCGTGGCAGTCACCGGCGTGATCCAGAGAGATACGATCGATCCGTATTATACGCTTCACGATACGCTTAAGGGCTTTGGCAATATCCTGCCCGCGGACACAGCCTGGACCGGCGCCGACGGGTTCAATGTGCTGGTCGACTCCGGATGCCCTGACCAGCATGTCATCAAGCTGCGGTGCACGCTTTCGGATGCTCTGGATTCAACGTGGATCTATGATATCGAATTGATCAATCACTCGGCAATGCTTGTCATCACTCAACACTGGGTGAACGATACTCTGAAATATGTCATGCCGCGGGATACGGCGCCGCTATATCTGGAACTCCATAATATCGGTTCGGGGATCGCGGACAGTATCACCGGCACGCTGGTATGCGCTGATTCATTCTTTCACGTGATCGACGGCGAAGCCTATTTCGGTTTGCTCCCGCCCGACGGTATCGGGTCCAACCATTCTGATCCCTTCCTGATATCGGGTGATTCATTGTCGCCGGCGGGTCACGCGGTGAACTTAAAAATCGTGCTTGAATCCGGCGCTTACCGCGACACGCTGGATTTCACGGTCTATATCGGTCAGCGCGATTACGTCGTCTGGGACCCGGATCCCAACCACACGAGCGGTTTTGTCATGCATACGAAACTGGCAGCCCTCGGGTATCTGGGTGACTACACCCAGGGCTTTCCGGCCGGGTTTTTGAATATTTATAAAGTGTTTTTCGCCAGCCTGGGCATGTATCCCAACAAGTACACGATCTCATATTCGAACCCCGATATATTCGAGATCGTCCGCCATCTTAATGCCGGCGGGCGAATGTACCTGGAGGGCGGCGACGTCTGGTACAATGACCCTCTTAGCGGCGGCTATGATTTTGCATCGCAGTTTTCGATCGACGCGATCCAGGGCAATATCGGTTATTTCACCGGTCTGATCGGCGTGTCCGGGACATTCACGAACCAGATGAGTTTTAGCTATACCGGCGAAAGCTCATCCATCGACCGGATAGACCCTACGGGGAACGGCATCGCCGTGCTCAGGAACGTTTATAACAGTAATAATTGCGGTGTGGCAGCGAATCACCGGACGGTCGGCATCTCGGTAGAATTCGGCGGCATGGTGGACGGCTCGCCGCCGTCGACAAAGCTCGCGCTGGCCGATTCCATAATGCGTTATTTTGGCATCCTGCCGGGTCAGGCGGTGGGCGAGGGGCTGTCAATGAAGGATGATCTTGAGTTCCGCGGGCTCAGGGTATGGCCGAACCCTTCCTTTGGACGGACCGTAATAAAGTATGTAGTAAGTAGTAAGCCGCAAGATTCAGTAGGGCAAGGCTTTAGCCATGCTAAGTCAAGCAAACCTGAAGGTTTGCCCTACTACATCAAAATCTATGACGCGGCCGGCAGACTGGTGAAATCATTTAACCATTTAACCATTCAACCATTTAACCAAATCACTTGGACCGGTGCCGATGAAAACGGTCGTCGTGTCCCCGCCGGCGTGTATTTCGTGCGGCTGGCCATCGGTCCCGTAGGGGCCACTGGCACCGCAGGGGAAGCGGACGGGGAGAAGTGGACAGAGAAGGCGATTCTTTTAAGGTAG